CGCTGGATGTTCGTGCCCTGCGGCGTCACGCCGCCGCCGATCATCTCGGCGATCGAGCCCGTGACCACCACCGCCGGAAGCGCCGGGTCGAGCACCTTCCAGGCGCGACTCATCGAGGCCTCGGTGCCCTCGCTCATCTCGGTCTCGCCGAGACCGGTCACCACGATGGGCAGCTCGTGCGGCGGCAGCGCGTCGGTGTAGTGCAGCACCGAGGTCACCGGCAGGTTCTCGCAGCCCACCGGGCCGTCGATCACCACCTGAAGCCCCTTCACCGCACAGAAGGCATAGACGGCGCCCCAGTAGCCCCCTGCCCTGTCATGATCCTGCACGAGCATCAGATCATCTCCTCGGACTTGGCGGCCCTGGCGGCCTTCTCGAGCTTCTTCTGGTGGGCGGCGCGGAAGTCCGGCCGCAGGTTGGGAGAGCCCTCCCAGATGCCTGCGGTGTCGCCCTCGCCCACGCCGGCGAAGAAGGCCTTCATCTTCGCCATGCGCGCGCGGTTGCCGATGGCGGCGTTGATCACCTGTGCAAGACTGCCCGCCCCTGCCGGCCCCATCAGCGGCCGCGCCGAGATCAGGTTGGTGAAATAGAGCGAGGGGATGCCCAGCGACTTGGCCTTCTGCACCACCGGGGTCGTGCCGACGGCGAGGTCGGGCTCGAAGCCCTCCATGGCGGCAAGGTCATCCTCGAGCGAGGCGCGGTATTTCACCACGACCCCCTTCGACTCCAGCCATTCCCGGTCGGCCGCCGACCACGGGGTCTTGCCCGCGGCAGTGCCGACGTAGGGAACCTCGGCGCCGCTTTCGATCAGCAGGCGCGCGACGATCAGCTCCGAGCCCTCGTAGCCCGACAGCGTGATCCGCCCCTTGATCGGCGCGCCGGCCAGCGCGCCCCGGATCGCGGGCAGGAAGGCGTTCTGCGCGGCAGCCACCCGTTCGGGCGCGATGCCATAGGCCCGGCCGATGTTGGCCAGCCAGTCGGCGGTGCCGTCATGCCCGACCGGGGCAGAGCCCACGATGGCGCGGCCGGCGGCCTCGAACTCGCGCACCGAGGCGGTGTAGAACGGGTGGATCGCCGCGGCCACGCCGCTGTCGAGCGCGGCGTAAAGCTCGCGCCAGTCGCGGCAGGGCACCACGGGACCGGCAGCCAGACCCAGCGGCGCCAGAAGCGC
This portion of the Rhodobacter sp. CZR27 genome encodes:
- the bchY gene encoding chlorophyllide a reductase subunit Y — encoded protein: MTDSAEGGAAAAPEAMGCHSAAGMAAAASAAGNADLMERFRADYPVGPHDKPQSMCPAFGSLRTGLRMRRVGTIISGSACCTYGLSFVSHFYGARRSIGYVPFNSESLVTGKLFEDIREAVHEMADPERYDAIVVTNLCVPTASGVPLRLLPSEINGVRIVGIDVPGFGVPTHAEAKDVLAGAMLKYARAEAEAGPVQAPVSGRSDRPTVALLGEMFPADPVMIGALLAPLGLAAGPVVPCRDWRELYAALDSGVAAAIHPFYTASVREFEAAGRAIVGSAPVGHDGTADWLANIGRAYGIAPERVAAAQNAFLPAIRGALAGAPIKGRITLSGYEGSELIVARLLIESGAEVPYVGTAAGKTPWSAADREWLESKGVVVKYRASLEDDLAAMEGFEPDLAVGTTPVVQKAKSLGIPSLYFTNLISARPLMGPAGAGSLAQVINAAIGNRARMAKMKAFFAGVGEGDTAGIWEGSPNLRPDFRAAHQKKLEKAARAAKSEEMI